In the genome of Metabacillus litoralis, the window TTAAAATTTCTCAGTTAACTCATGAAAAGCAGGAACAAGAGAATCTATTAAATTCATATACAAATGAACTAGAAAAAATTAAAAGTGAACTGTCAGAAAAGCAAAAACTTGCCTCCACTTATGATCAAAATCTTGATGAAATGATTGAAGAATTAAAAAGTGAATATTTTGACCTACTAAATGAGCAAGCTTCATCACGTAACGAGATAAATTACTTAGAAGAGCAGCTTTCACAGCAAGAAAGAAAAAATACAAGACTGCTAGATTCTAACCAAAGATATGTGACTGAGCGTCAGGAAATCTTAGAAAAGAAGCTGAAAATTGAAGCAAATTATTCACTTATTGAAAAGCAATTATCAGACCAGATTAAAAGCTTTCGTGATACAACTGCGAAATTAGAAAACCTGAAGAATTCATATCAGAAAAAGGAGACAGCTCTTTATCAGGCTTATCAATTATTACAACAAACACGTTCGCGAAAAGAAGTTCTTGAATCAATGCAGGAGGACTATGCAGGCTTTTTCCAAGGAGTAAAAGAAATTCTAAAAGCGAAAGATGAGCTTGGAGGAATTCACGGTGCTGTTGCTGAATTAATTACAACAGATAAGGAATATGAAACAGCAATTGAAATTGCTTTAAGTAGTTCTATGCAGCATGTCGTTGTTCAAGATGAATCAGCAGCTAGAAAAGCTATACAATTTTTAAAGCAACATTCATTTGGACGAGCTACATTTTTGCCTCTATCAGTAATAAAGGAGCGTTCTATTAACCATCATGATTTAGCGTTGATTGAAAACCATCCTGCGTTTGTTGGGCTTGCGAAAAATCTTGTTAAGTATCAAGCTCAATTTCAATCAATTATTGGAAATTTATTAGGTACAGTCATTGTTACCTCTGATTTAAAGGGAGCAAATGATATTGCCAAGTTAATGAATTATCGCTATCGCTTAGTGACCCTTCAAGGTGATGTTGTGAATCCTGGGGGCTCGATGACAGGTGGTGCGGTAAAACAAAAGAACAATTCCTTACTGAGTAGACAACGTGAACTAGAACAAATTGTAGAAAAGTTATCTGTAATGGAGCAGAAGACTGAGGAGCTTGAAAAAGATGTTAAATCCTCAAAAGAATTAATTCAACAGCATGAACTAACTCTAGAGGAGCTTCGTTCTAAAGGTGAGAACCTTCGACTAGAAGAGCAAAAAATCCGTGGCGACATACGAGAGATTGAATTAAATGAAAAAAATGTAAATGATCATTTGAAATTATATGATTCTGAGCGAGAAGCCTTTGAGTCTGAAAAAACAAGAATGATCGGTCGAAAAGATGAACTTCAGGTGAAAGTAAAAGAGATTTCAACAAGTTTGGAAAAACTAGATAAAGAAATCGAAGAATTGTCTGTAAAGAAGACAACACAACAAACGTCTAAAGATGAACTGCAGAATCAACTCACTGAATTAAAGGTAGTACATGCAAGTAAGCAGCAAGTGTATGAGAATCAAAAAGAGAAAGTTGAACGTATAAAATTAGACTTACAAGAATCTCAACAAAAGCATAAAGATGCTGCTGAAGATTATTCACTTCTTTCAAATGAGATGAGTTCAAGTTCTTCAGGTGAGGAAAAACTAGATGAAGCTGCTAATAAGAAGCTACAAGACAAAAACAAAACAGTTGAATTGATAGCTAGCAGGCGTGAAGAACGTCTTCAGTTACAAGAAAAGCTTGAACATGAAGAGCGGGAGTTAAAAGAATTAAAACGCCAGGATAAACAGCTTCAAGATATTTTAAAAGACGAAGAAGTAAAGTTAAATCGATTAGATGTTGAACTTGATAATCGGTTAAATCATCTTCGTGAAGAATATTTCTTAACCTTTGAAGGTGCTAAAGAAAAATATAGTCTTGAAATAGAAGTTGATGAAGCAAGAAAACGTGTGAAGTTGATTAAACTTGCAATTGATGAACTTGGAACGGTAAACTTAGGAGCGATTGATGAATATGAACGTGTTTCTGAGAGATTTACGTTTCTAACAGAACAACGCGATGATTTATTAGAAGCAAAAGATACGCTATATCAAGTGATTGATGAGATGGATGACGAAATGAAAAGAAGGTTCGAACAAACATTCAATGCTATTCGTTCTCATTTCGAATCTGTTTTTCAGGCATTGTTTGGTGGAGGAAGGGCTGAGTTGAAACTAACTGACCCTAATGACCTTTTAAATACTGGTGTTGATATTGTGGCTCAGCCTCCGGGAAAAAAACTTCAAAACCTTGGCTTACTTTCCGGTGGGGAACGTGCCTTAACAGCTATCGCCTTACTGTTTTCTATTTTAAAGGTACGACCGGTTCCTTTTTGTGTACTAGATGAGGTGGAAGCGGCTCTTGATGAGGCAAATGTACACCGATTTGCACAGTATTTGAAAAAATTCAGTCATGAAACACAATTTATTGTGATCACGCATCGAAAAGGTACCATGGAAGAGGCTGATGTGTTATATGGCGTAACAATGCAGGAATCAGGTGTTTCTAAGCTTGTTTCTGTTAGACTTGAAGAAACAAAGGAATTAGTGCAATCTTAGTGGAAAGGAACGACAAAGATGAGCTTTTTTAAAAAATTAAAAGAAAAAATTACTCAACAAACAGATTCTGTTACTGAAAAATTTAAAGAGGGCTTAACAAAGACAAGAGATTCTTTTGCTGGTAAAATGAATGACCTTGTAGCTAAATATCGTAAAGTGGATGAAGAGTTTTTCGAAGAGCTTGAAGAACTACTCATTAGTGCCGATGTTGGTGTTGCCACTGTTATGGATTTAATTGATGAATTAAAGATGGAAGTGAAACGTCAAAATATCCAAGATACGAAAGAGGTTCAAGCTGTTATTTCTGAAAAGCTTGTTGAAATATATGAAGGTAGCGATGACGATGAGTCGCTCAATAAACTGGATTTACAAGCAGGAAGATTAAATGTAGTTTTATTTGTAGGCGTAAATGGAGTAGGGAAAACTACGACAATTGGCAAGCTTGCACATAAACTAAAAAGCGAAGGAAATTCTGTTTTATTGGCTGCTGGTGATACTTTTAGAGCCGGAGCT includes:
- the smc gene encoding chromosome segregation protein SMC, translated to MFLKRLDIVGFKSFAERVTVDFVKGVTAVVGPNGSGKSNITDGIRWVLGEQSAKSLRGAKMEDIIFAGSDSRRGLNVAEVTLTLDNDDSFLPIDYHEVSVTRRVYRSGESEFFINKQSCRLKDIVDLFMDSGLGKEAFSIISQGKVEEILSSKSEERRTIFEEAAGVLKYKSRKKKAEYKLAETQENLNRVQDILHELEGQVEPLKIQASIAKDYLEKKEELEKIEVALTVFEVEELHGKYEALSKSVEEGKDRELKLAATMQKREADVERMKEHLSALDDSIDDLQQVLLLTSEELEKLEGRKEVLKERKKNAHQNKAQLERTIEELSVKISQLTHEKQEQENLLNSYTNELEKIKSELSEKQKLASTYDQNLDEMIEELKSEYFDLLNEQASSRNEINYLEEQLSQQERKNTRLLDSNQRYVTERQEILEKKLKIEANYSLIEKQLSDQIKSFRDTTAKLENLKNSYQKKETALYQAYQLLQQTRSRKEVLESMQEDYAGFFQGVKEILKAKDELGGIHGAVAELITTDKEYETAIEIALSSSMQHVVVQDESAARKAIQFLKQHSFGRATFLPLSVIKERSINHHDLALIENHPAFVGLAKNLVKYQAQFQSIIGNLLGTVIVTSDLKGANDIAKLMNYRYRLVTLQGDVVNPGGSMTGGAVKQKNNSLLSRQRELEQIVEKLSVMEQKTEELEKDVKSSKELIQQHELTLEELRSKGENLRLEEQKIRGDIREIELNEKNVNDHLKLYDSEREAFESEKTRMIGRKDELQVKVKEISTSLEKLDKEIEELSVKKTTQQTSKDELQNQLTELKVVHASKQQVYENQKEKVERIKLDLQESQQKHKDAAEDYSLLSNEMSSSSSGEEKLDEAANKKLQDKNKTVELIASRREERLQLQEKLEHEERELKELKRQDKQLQDILKDEEVKLNRLDVELDNRLNHLREEYFLTFEGAKEKYSLEIEVDEARKRVKLIKLAIDELGTVNLGAIDEYERVSERFTFLTEQRDDLLEAKDTLYQVIDEMDDEMKRRFEQTFNAIRSHFESVFQALFGGGRAELKLTDPNDLLNTGVDIVAQPPGKKLQNLGLLSGGERALTAIALLFSILKVRPVPFCVLDEVEAALDEANVHRFAQYLKKFSHETQFIVITHRKGTMEEADVLYGVTMQESGVSKLVSVRLEETKELVQS